The genome window tccacAAGTCTATCTTAAATACTAGGCTCTCCTAGGTCAGCGCCCATGCTAAAGCACCCTTTGTCATTTTGGTCATGAAACGGGACTAGAAAGCATGAGGCGGCCTTTAGCTTGTCCTTTGAAATTCCAGTGGAGAGCACTGCTAACACCTAGCCCTACTTTATCCTACGCAACTTAACTCGACTAATTCTTCCCTACCCCTACTTTAACCTAAAAAACTTAAGGGGACTTCTTCCTATTTCGGGGAACggaaacaaggacaggtggcctgggaggatggggacaaggggagggaagctggggacaagggtggGAAAGCCAAGGCCCGGCTCGACTGGAGTCTGGCCGGAGCTCttcaggagaacaggaagggCCTCTACAGCTATCTTGCTAAAGACGGACTAGGGATAAGGTGGGCCCTCTCCAGAAGGAACTGGCAGACGTGGCTGTCCGgcacaaagagaaggctgaggctctcgatgccttctgtgcttcagccttgGACAGCAAGCGCTCCAGCCACGCCGCCCgagtggagaaaggcaaaggcagggactggcagaagaagagcccaagtcccctgcagcagaggatcagGTTGGAGAGCGTGTAAGGAACCTGAATGTGCACAAGGCACCCGCTGAGGTTCATCCccaggtcctgagggagctggcagacaaAGGGGCTAGTCCACTGCCCATGGTTTTGGAGCAAtggtggcagtcaggtgaagtcctggAGGACTGGGCAAAGGGCAATCCGAGCCAAGAGaccagcaggactggccccaccactgagccctgggcgacaccactggtgaccggccatCAGGTGGATGTCAGTCTGGTCACCACCACAGCTTGGGAGCCGCCATCCCATCCcgccaggcagggccagcggaacgccctgcccagagcccagagtgcctccctgaagagagagggccgctgtgctgagagagctgtAGGTGAGGGCTTGACTTGCCAGCGCTCCAAAGACTGTCCGTCCCACGCCAGCAAGTCGTCCTCCCAGCAAGTGGCCCCCCTGAGGGTCTGCAGTTGCCCCAAGTTCTTCTTTGGGCTTTGTCTCGTTGGAAAAAGGCCTCTTCcttcaagtgcagctgcaggtggtaAGGCCACGTGccagcctgcccccagcagctcagtccgtggaggtggaggtggaggtggctgaggaagagtcccagggctctgcccactccTCAGACGGGAGGGAGCCAGAGCTACTTGCTCCGCCAGTACTCCAGCTTCGGGCTGTgttttcttgcccttggcagcgctctaagaggctggagatgtcccagagactctcatcctcagagcaggccccctcctggctctgtggcaggggcaggaccgtctctgctgctgcccctgcccgctgccccctgccagcttccagctggcccggcgagaggctgggggggcggcaggggccgcgcagggcagctgcctggctctctgcccctgctgctggggctgttgccAGCATGGCTGCATCCATGCCTTGAGCCgggtgctgctgttcccccggCCGCCGGCCCCGTCGCCGGATCACAGCTGCGATCCTGCTCAGGGTGGCACGTGCCGTGCGCTGCAGCGTGTCCAGCACGgcggggcagcagcctgtggggcgctgcggggcagcAGCCGTTGGCCGGCTGTGCCTGGGAGCCGCCGGGGCAGGAGATGTGCCGCGCGGGTCCCCGACTGCCTCTTGGGCCGCCTCTGCGCAGATGACGCAGGGACATTTGGGCCCTTCcgggccagcaggctgaggctccagcagcaccggaATGAGGGAGGGCTTGACCCAGATGGTGTATATTTGGACGCCTTGCCCTTTGTTCTCTGACAGCTCCTCGCCGTGGCTGTCTTCTTCCGGGGACAGCGGTGGGTCTGCGTTTTCTTGCCCTCGGGACTCCCTGGAGACGTGCGggagccctgcccactgcccactgggagctgacagctggcttggcgaggggctgggggggcaggcgtCCGGGCTCGGGGCCTGTGGCCTGGTGGAAGGGCTGCCGAGGCACGGGCGAACTGGGGCACGGGCTGTCGCTGTGGGCACTTGAAGGCCCCAGGGCTCTGACCATGCCTCCCGTggcatgggcacggggagcctcttttctctcctcctccacctttgGTCTCCGCTGCGTTCTTCTTGGGGCAGCtctaggaggctgcagatgtctgaGAGCTCCTCGCAGCACGCCCCATCCTCGCTCGCTGCCACTGGCAGGACGGCCtcggctgctgtccctgcccactgcccactgagaGCTTCCAGGTCACTTGGCAAGGGGCTGAGGGCGCAGCGGTCTGGAAAGCCGTCCGGGGTGGGGGTCTTTGCCCTGGTGGAAGGGCTTGTGAGACTGAGCCCTGGGCCGTGGACTGGGGTTGTGCCTGCTTGAGAGCTcccgggctctgcccatgcctggcacgggagggaccctgagctaCATTCTTGCCCActgctccagctttcctctgggcTTTCATCCCCCGTTGACAGCTcgaagaggctggagatgtcccagaggcTCTCGTCCTCGGAGCAGGCCTGgtcctccctctctgccactggcagcactgcccccgctgctgccccggcCCACTGCCCACGGAGGGCTTCCAGatggcttgggaaggggctggggggacagcaggggctttgcagggcagagtcctgcctctctgaccctgctgctgcggatgttcctgctctggctgcctcccTACCTTGTTCCACCTCCCTCTGTGGCTCCGGCTTCTGGCCACGTCGCCGCATCCCAACCGCCAGCCTGCTGCGGGCGGCGCGTGCCACGCGCTgcagggtgcccagcacagcgcggccgcggcctctGGGGCTGcgtggggcagctgcctggctctctgcccctgctgctctcacctgctcagctgcggcagcagcagaagaggcgctcttctcctcttcctgcgctgctgcctgcgtctgccagttgtccacctgcggcgaggaggaggaggagaaggcgcTGTGAGAGGCAGGCGGTTGCCATGGCACGGCAGGCCCCTCCGTgcccacaagcccagccctggccccaaggcagctctctgctcccccatccttCACCTTGTGCTTCCTCTGCCAGCTCGACAGCCACTTGCGTGGCTGCAAGTCGGTGAACTTCTTCGTCGTCCACATCTTCCGCGTCGGCTACTTCCTCTGCCGCTGAGGTCCCCGAGAGAGATGCTGCCTCGTGAGAcagatgctctcctgggagaaagagggtactgcagggctctgccctcctAAATAGCctcccgggcagggcggggccccGCGCTGTCACAATGGCCCGCGGGCCCAAGGAGGCCCCGCATCACAAAGGGCCCGGCAACGCGCCGCCGCTGTCACAATGGGCCGTTTCCCGGCGCCCCGAGGACGGCAGCGCAGGGGGCGCACAACTGGCTGCGGCTGGCTGCAACTACTTGCAACCGCCTGTGCCCGGCACAAGGCTCCCCCGCTTTCCCCTCACAGACGCTCCAGCCGGCCCCAGCCAACAgctcccgcacggccccgctgcccgcggCCTCCCCGCACTTCAGCCCTGTCTGCATCCCGCAGCTGGCGCTGCcaccgccctgggcagccagccgtGGCCGCGGGATGTCCCAGGCTCGGAGAGACAAGTCACTTGTGGCTCGAATTGCCTTGCGAAGGTTTCGGGATTGCCAACCAGCACGCCCTTCTGTGCACAACTGGCAATAAAGCAAACCCCTCGACCGCGTGTGTGTGGATCGGCCTCTTGCACTCAGCGGGAAAGAACCCGCTTTGGGACAacggggggtcctggggacttGCGGGGGCAGGACACgtgctgtgcagctcagcgtctctgcccacactgctgggggaactgggcccCTCCTGGCAACCAGTGCGGGGCTTCAGCAACACGGCCGGCTACAAGGGCCCAACCCAGACAGCGTGCCCTTGgctggctttcctgctttcctgagacagctttttctccttctttcttccccgtGGGACACCGCTTGCTCTCAgatttcttgcccttggcacagctctaggaggctgcagatgtcccagagccactgccatcaggccccatcctgggggctcggggccactggcagcactgcctccactgctgcccctgcccgctgcccacTGCGAGCTTCCAATGGCCTTGGCGACGGCCTGGAGgtccagcaggaaaagttgGGCGGAGTCAGAGCCTTTGCCCACAGGGGAGGCCTTctgatgggagagctgggccatTGACTGTGGGGCTGCACCGTtgaaggtgccagggctctgcccatgcctggcgctggaaggaaactcagctcccctcctgcccagtgctccagcttggctgtgggttttcttcccctttgggACAGCTCTAGCAGCATGCAGATGGAAACAAAGTAACCAGAGGGTAGAACATCCTAGCTAGCACTCCTAGATCCGGGGGAGATCCACCTAACACCAATCCCCAGAGgtcagagccaccagcaccaaaGGGCCgcctggtgctgcttttctttgctctggcctCCTGTGGCCACTGCCGCCCCTCAGGCAGCGCTTCCAGGGTGCCAGCCATTCTCAGACTGGCttaggggctgcgggggctgtgctgtggggcggTGCTCCCGGGCTGCTTCggacttcagctgctccaggcagcagctccaagagcctcccaaggaggctccaaggggctgcaTTGGGGCAGGGCATCCTTTCACCCTCCTGCCATTCCACCTCTCCATTCCCCACACGGACACACTTGACTTGCTCAGTCCCCTCTGGCACCGCCGGCCGGGATCCCCCCactcacaggcccagccccgtgtggccactctgccccagcccgcagcaggacttccccctctcctccacacatccctcccaccccaggcagcGCCCTTCTCCTTCGCCCCACCCAACGCACGCCGGCCCCAGCAACTAAAAGCCTTGGGTCTTCAGGAGGCTTTCTTGCCCCCAAATCAAGGACTACAGCCTGACCAAAAGAACCACCAGCGCTGCTTGTGGATCAAACCactagttttatttcaagaaaggcaTCTAGATATTCTGTTGTCCTTTAGCAGCGGCCCAGCCCCGCAAGACACCTCTTCCAAGAACTCCTCCTTCTAAAAGGGAGGGCAGCAACACACGAACTTCGGGAGATCCTGAAAAACTAACTTCTACTTCCAAGAAAGGAAGACCCACTCgctggctgttccccagctctgcttacaGACGTCCCTGGGCTGCCTTCAGCCTCCAGGACAGCTCTATTGCACACACCCGCACCAagggacacagctcagctgcctaaGGAACAAGTCCTAGCCCAACCCCCAAATATTATTCGCTTTCAAAACACAAccttcctgagccttttctttccaaaccaatctttattttaaacttccacAAGTCTATCTTAAATACTAGGCTCTCCTAGGTCAGCGCCCATGCTAAAGCACCCTTTGTCATTTTGGTCATGAAACGGGACTAGAAAGCATGAGGCGGCCTTTAGCTTGTCCTTTGAAATTCCAGTGGAGAGCACTGCTAACACCTAGCCCTACTTTATCCTACGCAACTTAACTCGACTAATTCTTCCCTACCCCTACTTTAACCTAAAAAACTTAAGGGGACTTCTTCCTATTTCGGGGAACggaaacaaggacaggtggcctgggaggatggggacaaggggagggaagctggggacaagggtggGAAAGCCAAGGCCCGGCTCGACTGGAGTCTGGCCGGAGCTCttcaggagaacaggaagggCCTCTACAGCTATCTTGCTAAAGACGGACTAGGGATAAGGTGGGCCCTCTCCAGAAGGAACTGGCAGACGTGGCTGTCCGgcacaaagagaaggctgaggctctcgatgccttctgtgcttcagccttgGACAGCAAGCGCTCCAGCCACGCCGCCCgagtggagaaaggcaaaggcagggactggcagaagaagagcccaagtcccctgcagcagaggatcagGTTGGAGAGCGTGTAAGGAACCTGAATGTGCACAAGGCACCCGCTGAGGTTCATCCccaggtcctgagggagctggcagacaaAGGGGCTAGTCCACTGCCCATGGTTTTGGAGCAAtggtggcagtcaggtgaagtcctggAGGACTGGGCAAAGGGCAATCCGAGCCAAGAGaccagcaggactggccccaccactgagccctgggcgacaccactggtgaccggccatCAGGTGGATGTCAGTCTGGTCACCACCACAGCTTGGGAGCCGCCATCCCATCCcgccaggcagggccagcggaacgccctgcccagagcccagagtgcctccctgaagagagagggccgctgtgctgagagagctgtAGGTGAGGGCTTGACTTGCCAGCGCTCCAAAGACTGTCCGTCCCACGCCAGCAAGTCGTCCTCCCAGCAAGTGGCCCCCCTGAGGGTCTGCAGTTGCCCCAAGTTCTTCTTTGGGCTTTGTCTCGTTGGAAAAAGGCCTCTTCcttcaagtgcagctgcaggtggtaAGGCCACGTGccagcctgcccccagcagctcagtccgtggaggtggaggtggaggtggctgaggaagagtcccagggctctgcccactccTCAGACGGGAGGGAGCCAGAGCTACTTGCTCCGCCAGTACTCCAGCTTCGGGCTGTgttttcttgcccttggcagcgctctaagaggctggagatgtcccagagactctcatcctcagagcaggccccctcctggctctgtggcaggggcaggaccgtctctgctgctgcccctgcccgctgccccctgccagcttccagctggcccggcgagaggctgggggggcggcaggggccgcgcagggcagctgcctggctctctgcccctgctgctggggctgttgccAGCATGGCTGCATCCATGCCTTGAGCCgggtgctgctgttcccccggCCGCCGGCCCCGTCGCCGGATCACAGCTGCGATCCTGCTCAGGGTGGCACGTGCCGTGCGCTGCAGCGTGTCCAGCACGgcggggcagcagcctgtggggcgctgcggggcagcAGCCATTGGCCGGCTGTGCCTGGGACCCGCCGGGGCAGGAGATGTGCCGCGCGGGTCCCCGACTGCCTCTTGGGCCGCCTCTGCGCAGATGACGCAGGGACATTTGGGCCCTTCcgggccagcaggctgaggctccagcagcaccggaATGAGGGAGGGCTTGACCCAGATGGTGTATATTTGGACGCCTTGCCCTTTGTTCTCTGACAGCTCCTCGCCGTGGCTGTCTTCTTCCGGGGACAGCGGTGGGTCTGCGTTTTCTTGCCCTCGGGACTCCCTGGAGACGTGCGggagccctgcccactgcccactgggagctgacagctggcttggcgaggggctgggggggcaggcgtCCGGGCTCGGGGCCTGTGGCCTGGTGGAAGGGCTGCCGAGGCACGGGCGAACTGGGGCACGGGCTGTCGCTGTGGGCACTTGAAGGCCCCAGGGCTCTGACCATGCCTCCCGTggcatgggcacggggagcctcttttctctcctcctccacctttgGTCTCCGCTGCGTTCTTCTTGGGGCAGCtctaggaggctgcagatgtctgaGAGCTCCTCGCAGCACGCCCCATCCTCGCTCGCTGCCACTGGCAGGACGGCCtcggctgctgtccctgcccactgcccactgagaGCTTCCAGGTCACTTGGCAAGGGGCTGAGGGCGCAGCGGTCTGGAAAGCCGTCCGGGGTGGGGGTCTTTGCCCTGGTGGAAGGGCTTGTGAGACTGAGCCCTGGGCCGTGGACTGGGGTTGTGCCTGCTTGAGAGCTcccgggctctgcccatgcctggcacgggagggaccctgagctaCATTCTTGCCCActgctccagctttcctctgggcTTTCATCCCCCGTTGACAGCTcgaagaggctggagatgtcccagaggcTCTCGTCCTCGGAGCAGGCCTGgtcctccctctctgccactggcagcactgcccccgctgctgccccggcCCACTGCCCACGGAGGGCTTCCAGatggcttgggaaggggctggggggacagcaggggctttgcagggcagagtcctgcctctctgaccctgctgctgcggatgttcctgctctggctgcctcccTACCTTGTTCCACCTCCCTCTGTGGCTCCGGCTTCTGGCCACGTCGCCGCATCCCAACCGCCAGCCTGCTGCGGGCGGCGCGTGCCACGCGCTgcagggtgcccagcacagcgcggccgcggcctctGGGGCTGcgtggggcagctgcctggctctctgcccctgctgctctcacctgctcagctgcggcagcagcagaagaggcgctcttctcctcttcctgcgctgctgcctgcgtctgccagttgtccacctgcggcgaggaggaggaggagaaggcgcTGTGAGAGGCAGGCGGTTGCCATGGCACGGCAGGCCCCTCCGTgcccacaagcccagccctggccccaaggcagctctctgctcccccatccttCACCTTGTGCTTCCTCTGCCAGCTCGACAGCCACTTGCGTGGCTGCAAGTCGGTGAACTTCTTCGTCGTCCACATCTTCCGCGTCGGCTACTTCCTCTGCCGCTGAGGTCCCCGAGAGAGATGCTGCCTCGTGAGACAGATGTtctcctgggagaaagagggtactgcagggctctgccctcctAAATAGCctcccgggcagggcggggccccGCGCTGTCACAATGGCCCGCGGGCCCAAGGAGGCCCCGCATCACAAAGGGCCCGGCAACGCGCCGCCGCTGTCACAATGGGCCGTTTCCCGGCGCCCCGAGGACGGCAGCGCAGGGGGCGCACAACTGGCTGCGGCTGGCTGCAACTACTTGCAACCGCCTGTGCCCGGCACAAGGCTCCCCCGCTTTCCCCTCACAGACGCTCCAGCCGGCCCCAGCCAACAgctcccgcacggccccgctgcccgcggCCTCCCCGCACTTCAGCCCTGTCTGCATCCCGCAGCTGGCGCTGCcaccgccctgggcagccagccgtGGCCGCGGGATGTCCCAGGCTCGGAGAGACAAGTCACTTGTGGCTCGAATTGCCTTGCGAAGGTTTCGGGATTGCCAACCAGCACGCCCTTCTGTGCACAACTGGCAATAAAGCAAACCCCTCGACCGCGTGTGTGTGGATCGGCCTCTTGCACTCAGCGGGAAAGAACCCGCTTTGGGACAacggggggtcctggggacttGCGGGGGCAGGACACgtgctgtgcagctcagcgtctctgcccacactgctgggggaactgggcccCTCCTGGCAACCAGTGCGGGGCTTCAGCAACACGGCCGGCTACAAGGGCCCAACCCAGACAGCGTGCCCTTGgctggctttcctgctttcctgagacagctttttctccttctttcttccccgtGGGACACCGCTTGCTCTCAgatttcttgcccttggcacagctctaggaggctgcagatgtcccagagccactgccatcaggccccatcctgggggctcggggccactggcagcactgcctccactgctgcccctgcccgctgcccacTGCGAGCTTCCAATGGCCTTGGCGACGGCCTGGAGgtccagcaggaaaagttgGGCGGAGTCAGAGCCTTTGCCCACAGGGGAGGCCTTctgatgggagagctgggccatTGACTGTGGGGCTGCACCGTtgaaggtgccagggctctgcccatgcctggcgctggaaggaaactcagctcccctcctgcccagtgctccagcttggctgtgggttttcttcccctttgggACAGCTCTAGCAGCATGCAGATGGAAACAAAGTAACCAGAGGGTAGAACATCCTAGCTAGCACTCCTAGATCCGGGGGAGATCCACCTAACACCAATCCCCAGAGgccagagccaccagcaccaaaGGGCCgcctggtgctgcttttctttgctctggcctCCTGTGGCCACTGCCGCCCCTCAGGCAGCGCTTCCAGGGTGCCAGCCATTCTCAGACTGGCttaggggctgcgggggctgtgctgtggggcggTGCTCCCGGGCTGCTTCggacttcagctgctccaggcagcagctccaagagcctcccaaggaggctccaaggggctgcaTTGGGGCAGGGCATCCTTTCACCCTCCTGCCATTCCACCTCTCCATTCCCCACACGGACACACTTGACTTGCTCAGTCCCCTCTGGCACCGCCAACCGGGATCCCCCCactcacaggcccagccccgtgtggccactctgccccagcccgcagcaggacttccccctctcctccacgcatccctcccaccccaggcagcGCCCTTCTCCTTCGCCCCACCCAACGCACGCCGGCCCCAGCAACTAAAAGCCTTGGGTCTTCAGGAGGCTTTCTTGCCCCCAAATCAAGGACTACAGCCTGACCAAAAGAACCACCAGCGCTGCTTGTGGATCAAACCactagttttatttcaagaaaggcaTCTAGATATTCTGTTGTCCTTTAGCAGCGGCCCAGCCCCGCAAGACACCTCTTCCAAGAACTCCTCCTTCTAAAAGGGAGGGCAGCAACACACGAACTTCGGGAGATCCTGAAAAACTAACTTCTACTTCCAAGAAAGGAAGACCCACTCgctggctgttccccagctctgcttacaGACGTCCCTGGGCTGCCTTCAGCCTCCAGGACAGCTCTATTGCACACACCCGCACCAagggacacagctcagctgcctaaGGAACAAGTCCTAGCCCAACCCCCAAATATTATTCGCTTTCAAAACACAAccttcctgagccttttctttccaaaccaatctttattttaaacttccacAAGTCTATCTTAAATACTAGGCTCTCCTAGGTCAGCGCCCATGCTAAAGCACCCTTTGTCATTTTGGTCATGAAACGGGACTAGAAAGCATGAGGCGGCCTTTAGCTTGTCCTTTGAAATTCCAGTGGAGAGCACTGCTAACACCTAGCCCTACTTTATCCTACGCAACTTAACTCGACTAATTCTTCCCTACCCCTACTTTAACCTAAAAAACTTAAGGGGACTTCTTCCTATTTCGGGGAACggaaacaaggacaggtggcctgggaggatggggacaaggggagggaagctggggacaagggtggGAAAGCCAAGGCCCGGCTCGACTGGAGTCTGGCCGGAGCTCttcaggagaacaggaagggCCTCTACAGCTATCTTGCTAAAGACGGACTAGGGATAAGGTGGGCCCTCTCCAGAAGGAACTGGCAGACGTGGCTGTCCGgcacaaagagaaggctgaggctctcgatgccttctgtgcttcagccttgGACAGCAAGCGCTCCAGCCACGCCGCCCgagtgga of Pseudopipra pipra isolate bDixPip1 chromosome 5, bDixPip1.hap1, whole genome shotgun sequence contains these proteins:
- the LOC135415102 gene encoding uncharacterized protein LOC135415102 codes for the protein MWTTKKFTDLQPRKWLSSWQRKHKVDNWQTQAAAQEEEKSASSAAAAAEQVRAAGAESQAAAPRSPRGRGRAVLGTLQRVARAARSRLAVGMRRRGQKPEPQREVEQGREAARAGTSAAAGSERQDSALQSPCCPPSPFPSHLEALRGQWAGAAAGAVLPVAEREDQACSEDESLWDISSLFELSTGDESPEESWSSGQECSSGSLPCQAWAEPGSSQAGTTPVHGPGLSLTSPSTRAKTPTPDGFPDRCALSPLPSDLEALSGQWAGTAAEAVLPVAASEDGACCEELSDICSLLELPQEERSGDQRWRRREKRLPVPMPREAWSEPWGLQVPTATARAPVRPCLGSPSTRPQAPSPDACPPSPSPSQLSAPSGQWAGLPHVSRESRGQENADPPLSPEEDSHGEELSENKGQGVQIYTIWVKPSLIPVLLEPQPAGPEGPKCPCVICAEAAQEAVGDPRGTSPAPAAPRHSRPTAAAPQRPTGCCPAVLDTLQRTARATLSRIAAVIRRRGRRPGEQQHPAQGMDAAMLVPYTLSNLILCCRGLGLFFCQSLPLPFSTRAAWLERLLSKAEAQKASRASAFSLCRTATSASSFWRGPTLSLVRL
- the LOC135415103 gene encoding uncharacterized protein LOC135415103, with the translated sequence MWTTKKFTDLQPRKWLSSWQRKHKVDNWQTQAAAQEEEKSASSAAAAAEQVRAAGAESQAAAPRSPRGRGRAVLGTLQRVARAARSRLAVGMRRRGQKPEPQREVEQGREAARAGTSAAAGSERQDSALQSPCCPPSPFPSHLEALRGQWAGAAAGAVLPVAEREDQACSEDESLWDISSLFELSTGDESPEESWSSGQECSSGSLPCQAWAEPGSSQAGTTPVHGPGLSLTSPSTRAKTPTPDGFPDRCALSPLPSDLEALSGQWAGTAAEAVLPVAASEDGACCEELSDICSLLELPQEERSGDQRWRRREKRLPVPMPREAWSEPWGLQVPTATARAPVRPCLGSPSTRPQAPSPDACPPSPSPSQLSAPSGQWAGLPHVSRESRGQENADPPLSPEEDSHGEELSENKGQGVQIYTIWVKPSLIPVLLEPQPAGPEGPKCPCVICAEAAQEAVGDPRGTSPAPAGPRHSRPMAAAPQRPTGCCPAVLDTLQRTARATLSRIAAVIRRRGRRPGEQQHPAQGMDAAMLATAPAAGAESQAIRATSDLSLRAWDIPRPRLAAQGGGSASCGMQTGLKCGEAAGSGAVRELLAGAGWSVCEGKAGEPCAGHRRLQVVAASRSQLCAPCAAVLGAPGNGPL